The sequence below is a genomic window from Silene latifolia isolate original U9 population chromosome 7, ASM4854445v1, whole genome shotgun sequence.
GAATGGCAAATGGCATGATCAACCTGATGGTTACTCTCCTGCAGGCTGTTACAGATGGTTAAGAGGGGTGCAGACTAAGGTTGGTTGGCATTCTGTGATTTGGAATCCCTGGAACACGCCTAAGCATAGCTTCCTGGGGTGGATATGGGTTCATGATGCTCTGAAAACAAAAAGTAAGCTTTTGCAGTTTGGTGTTACAGATGATGCTGATTGTATGTTGTGTGGGCTAGGTATCGAAACTCAGGAGCACTTGTTTTTTGACTGTCCTTATAGCAGAAGAGTTATCCATGCTATAAATCAGGTGATGGGAGGAAttctagctactcatgatatgCTGGAAAGGAGTATGCAGCATCCTGGTTCTCAAGTCCAGAAAAGAGTATTGTATGCTTTGCTTGTGTGTTTGGTCTATCAGATATGGCAGCAAAGGAATAGATACAGGGTGGATATGCAAGTGCTCAGACCTGAGAAGCTTAGTTCTCTGATTATGCAGGAGATTAGAGCAAGAATAAGGAGTAGGGATTTAACGTTGGTGAAACAAGATGATGTTGATTGGTTACATAGCTTGAATTTATTGTAATATCCCACATGACTCTTGTACTTTGATATCCTATTATTAATATACAcatacattttaccaaaaaaaaagatatgattaatattgataaattgtattacaactaatttGAGAGTAATTAAAAGATGATTAAGAATGGATTAAGATATAACTAAGAGAGCattaagaattgattaagagatgatgctaatctaggtagtacaaaggggtatttatactaaagattaggtacaaagattagggttactaagggcttaaatgactattaagaccctaagaaaagttgaggaaatgctcctctcgaagaaaatGAGCATATTCGCGTGCTAGTCCTGCCACGATCCTTGCGTCTTGAGGTAAGGCATGGGCTCTCTGActtaggatccgctcggatccaagggaagacgctcggatcatcatGCTGCAAGCCGCTCGTCTTGGCCACAAGACGCCCGAATCATGCTGCtgggagacgcccggatcgtgcctggtccgctcggattcctaggcagacagcttctcttcttttcctcctttacaatccgcaaggatcatctCGGGGaagcaaggatcctttcatcattgtccttttcactttattatctacttaggcctctagtgttggtcttctctgtgatgcttggtcattagatgcgatccatttagctccatttcgccatgtaaatgcaagattagccatcctttcctaccaaggagacaaaacctcaaagaatatgcaaaacgggaaactaaagatagtaaatgacctaattttgcactataaagcatgagaacgaggttaattcagggactaaatgtgctcaagtatgagtcacatcaaacatccccagaccgaacctttgctcgtcccgagtaaagaggtgactacaactaggacctttatttaaactaacctactaatataaccaatatgagacaattagcgggtctcactccgcctcttcaactcacaacaagacaaccatgaggtaggatgccttcttgcaaggcaaggtggggcttgccaaaatggcgatacatccaaacattaagcacacaaaagaaagtaatggatgcatctacaaaaatgaatagccacttttctcatctaagtggcggaaattatttacaagggaaacaatctaagggtacacactccattatagatacggtttcttcaagttactaagcctaggaggataccaataaatc
It includes:
- the LOC141590310 gene encoding uncharacterized protein LOC141590310 translates to MRTQPPIFPAETTFRGPGGEELQLHLPEPAAVEVTDAGMEWRLTILRGATDPAELARVRAELDTARSTIEAQGLGITSCDQELRRREDGLQSKDAKIASLRAQVKTELAAGYLNGKWHDQPDGYSPAGCYRWLRGVQTKVGWHSVIWNPWNTPKHSFLGWIWVHDALKTKSKLLQFGVTDDADCMLCGLGIETQEHLFFDCPYSRRVIHAINQVMGGILATHDMLERSMQHPGSQVQKRVLYALLVCLVYQIWQQRNRYRVDMQVLRPEKLSSLIMQEIRARIRSRDLTLVKQDDVDWLHSLNLL